Genomic window (Candidatus Bathyarchaeia archaeon):
AAATGTTTCCACCTATGCTTCCAAGACAAATCGGATACATGGACAACGAAGCCAGGCTTATTGTTCCAAAACCCGAAGCTTCGCCATACAGGAAGGCTGTCCCTATTAAGCCTCCAACGAGGATATTTGCGGCAAAACCGGATTTCCGTTTTATAAATGCGGAATAGACCACCAACAAAATGGAGTCAATGAGCACGATTAGAAGGCATAACCAGTTAAGGAGAAATGCCTGAAAAAGTCCCAAAAAGAAGAATGTGACGGAGACGTATACGGCGGTTCTCGGGGAAACTTCCCCTGCAGGAATGGGTCTGTTAGGTTTTACTAGGGCATCCCCATCTTTATCAAAGAAATCATTTATCGAGAATCCAGCTGAACTTATGAAGGCCATCGAGAAAAAGGTAAGCAATGGCGTCTTAAAATCGAGGATTTTAGGCTTTAGGGCTAAAAGAGTAAGAAGCGACATGCCACCAGTCATCAGCCAGTATGGAAGCCTCAAAAGCTTTATGACCCCTCTAACAGCCTTCCCGTTGACCATTTTGACCCCTTTTTATTGCAAGCCTTTCTAGAGCAAGACACATATTTTTATTTCGGTCAGCTTAATAATGTGCTATGAAAGCGTGGAAGGTTTTTAAAGATTTAGTGGCATTCCTCACAATAATTCCGTCAACGAAAGATGAAAGCTTCATTGAAAACTCCGCAAGGTACATGTTTCTCTTTCCACTTATGGGAGGAATGATAGGCATACTTGCAGTGGCTTATTTCCAACTCTGCACACTTATACTCTCAATTTTTACACCGGTACTGCGGTGGCTGTTCGGAGCCCTTGAAAACGTTTTTGTAAGGATCTTCTCCGCGGGTGCAACTATCTCCTTTCTGCTGGTCATAACTGGACTACAACACTTCGATGGACTCGTTGATTTAGGCAACGCAATTGGCTTCAAAAACCTTGAAGAAAGGAGGCTTGTGGCTCATGCGTGGGTTGTAACCTATAAGGGGGCGCTTTTAGCCCTTTTTGTGGAGTTCTTGGCTTTCCTCGGAATCTTTTTAATGAATGCAGCCTTGGTGTGTAAGGCTTTGATTTGCGCTGAGGTCTCGGCTAAATTGGCAATGGTTACTTTGGCATGGGCTGGAAAACCTGCCTACAGTGGTTTAGGTGCGCTTTTTGTTAAGTTTAACAAGGGATATAAGAGCATAAGCCTATCGTACGCCATCGCTCTTCTCATAGTTTTTCCATTTTTTGGTCTTTCAAGTATAGCCTTTTTATCGATCAGTTTTCTCGCAGGGATTTTAATGGAAAAAGTTTCAGAGAGAGTTTTTGGGGGAACGTCTGGAGACGTTTTAGGCGCAACAAACGAATTGGTTAGGGCGGTATGCTTGCTCATGGTTGCCGGTGGGGTTGTTTCATGACCTTTACAGCTTTGATAATGGCGGGTGGTAGAGGAAAACGGTTCGGTTCAAGCGTTGAAAAGCCACTAGCCCTTTTCATGGGTAAGCCCTTGATAACATGGGTTGTTGAAGCTGTCCAAGCCTCGAGCAAAATCTCAAACTTTTACGTTGTAACCAGTCCCAACACACCTGAAACTGAGGCGAAATGTCTTCGCGAGGGTTTGAGGGTTATTCGAACGGATGGCAATGGATATCATGAAGATTTAAAGCAAGCCATAATAGCGAGTAGACTTTACCATCCAGTCTTAACGGTTTCTTCAGACTTGCCCGCCTTAACTGGAAAGTTCCTGGACAAGGTTCTTTCAATTTATGAACGTTGCGGTAAACCAGCCTTGACGGTTCTGGTTCCAATTGAAAAATTTAGGGAGGCTGGGCTTTCTGCACCGTCACTCTACAATTATAGGGGTGTAGACTACGTGGTGTCCGGTGTTAACGTTTTGGATGGTGCCAAAATCTTTGAGGAGGAGATAGATCAGGAAACGCTTATCCTAGAGGATGTGGAGGCAGTTATAAATATAAACAGTTATGAAGACTTGAGGAGGGCGGAGTGTTTTCTTTCAACTCTTATGATGCAAAAACGTTTTAACAGTAACTGCCAAACCGTTTAGTCAACGCTGGCTGAGGGTGAACATTGAGCTTCATAGAGCATAGCCGCCTCTGGAACGGCGTGATAACCTTTCCTCTGGTCAGGAGAATGTTGATGTTATCTCTTAAAAAGTGCGATGGCTGTGACAGGCAAGTGTTAGACTCTGCCCTTGACCGGTACACTGGCTTAAGTATGGAGAGCTGCGGAAAATGCCATTTACCCTCAAGCATGATAATTTTTTGGATAGAGTTTTTAAGGAAAAGCTTAGCCATTGAGAAGAGCAAGATTAAGAAGACTTTGGCAGACCCCTATGCGAGGAGGGGGATAAAAAGCGTCGTTAAGACTTTTGTTTATTTTGGGATTAGGAAGCCTTTAACTGTTTACGCGCCGTTCCTTATTGTCTGGGACTTTACGTACCGTTGTAATCTAAAGTGTAAGCACTGTTATTCCAATGCTGGTGAGCCAACTAGAGAAGAATTGGGGACCAGGGACGCCCTAAGGGTTGTGGATCAGCTTGCAGATTTTGGCGTGGTATCCCTAGCCTTTTCTGGAGGCGAGCCTTTAATGCGGAAAGATTTCTTTGATGTTGCCAAACACGCCGTGGATTCGGGGCTGTATGTTTCATTAGCCACCAACGGAACATTGTTAAACAAACAAACCGTGCAAAGGCTGAAGGAAATTGGGATTCACTATGTCGAAGTCAGCATCGATGGAAGTAACGCAAAATTTCATGATGATTTTAGAGGGGTCTCCGGAGCCTTCAACATGGCGATAACTGGATTGAAAAACTGCATCAAACAAGGTTTATGCACGTCTATCGCCGTAACCGCCACAAAGAGAAACTTCAAAGACATACCAAAAATATTGGAGTTAGCGGAAAAAATTGGCGCAAAAAGATTCGCACTGTTCAATTTTGTCCCCACTGGAAGGGGGGTTGAGATGGCTTCGCAGGACCTTTCATCGGAGGAGAGGGAGGAAGTTATGCTCTTCTTATTGGATAGGTTGTTATCGGGTTCTAAAGTTACTATTTTGACGACGACTCCTCAACTAGCCAGAGTGGCTGTGGCTCATCAAGTAAACGCATCCGGCGAAGTGTTCCTGCCGATGGCGCACATGCAAACTAGTAAGGTGAATAAAAAAGCCGTGGCCCTAGCTGACTTTATTGGTGGATGCGGAGCTGGGAGGCTTTACTGTTCAATATCTCCGGAGGGAGACGTCCACCCATGTGTCTTTCTCCCAGTGAAGGTGGGCAGCTTAAAAACCAGCACGTTTCAAGACCTGTGGCTGAACTCTGAGGTATTTGAGGCTTTAAGGAATAGGGAAAACCTCAAGGGATCTTGTGGAGAATGTCAATTTAAATACGTCTGTGGCGGATGCAGGGCTAGAGCCTATGCATACACCCACGACATTATGGCTTCCGACCCCGGATGCATACTGGTTAAGAAGTGCATGTGAATGGGCAAAACAACGAGGAGGGTTGTGATAACCAAGGTTAAAGGCGGAGACCTGGCGAAAAAGTTAGAGGAAGCCCTTCAAGAAATCGGTTTCAAAGCTAAAGGCAAGGTTTTAATAAAACCAAACATGTGCATGCCCGTGTATGTCCCTGGGGCTGTGACCAGCCCCGAAGTTGTATATCACCTCGTAAAACTGTTTAGAAACTCGGCTGAAGAGGTTATTGTGGGCGAGTCTGATGGCTACAATTATTCATGTGATCTAGCCTTTGAAAAAACGGGAATGAAAGAAGCCGCTGAAAAGGCTGGCGGCAAAATAATGAATCTTTCAAGAGACAAGCTTGTTCAAGTAAACATTGAAGGGTTTAGGGTTAAAAGGCTGTTTCTTCCAAAAACTCTGTTTGAGGTTGATTCAATAGTTAATGTGCCAGTGATGAAGACCCATGAGTTCACGATTTATAGTGGAGCCCTCAAAAACCTCTTTGGACTCATACCGGACAGAAAAAGAATTTTTCTGCATCCCTATATTGACGAAGTTTTGTTCGCATTGCAAAAGCTCATTAAACCCATAACAGTTATGGACGCCCTAACAGCCATGGAGAAAAACGGTCCAACCAGAGGCCTCCCAGTCAATATGGACCTAATTTTGACGAGCAACTGCCCAGTCGCCTTAGATTTGGTGGCAACGGAGATTATGGGCTTGGATTGGAGAACAATCAGTCATTTAGATTATATTGTACGAAAAACCGGGGTTGACAGGGGAAAAATAGAGGTTATTGGGCGAATGGAATACTCCCGCAGATTCATGCCTCCAGTTATTGATTTACCAGTGAAAATGCAGTTAGTAATTTATAGGCATGAGTTGGTAACAAAAGCGTTCTTCTCAAATCCGGAGCTTGTTAAAGCCCTCCAGAAAATCGTCATGTTCTACAGGGGGTTTAAAGGACTCTATCTAGCCAAAACCTCATTGTAAACTTCTAAAACCTGCTTGGCAACTTCATGCCAGCTAAACCGCTCTTCAACCCTTTTTCTGCCCATGAAACCCATTTCACGTGCGTGATCCGAATTTTCTAGAAGATATAAAACCTTATCAGCTAAACCTTGATGATCCATCGGGCTAACCAGAAAGCCATTCTCCCCATCATCAATAACCTCTGGAACCCCACCGACTTTGGTAGCCACTACAGGCAAACCGCTTGCTAAAGCCTCCAGCACCGTGAAGGGCATGCCCTCATAAATTGAGGGGAGCACAAAGACGTCGGCTGCTTGATAGAGTTTGGGCAATGCCTTGTCTGGGACGTATCCCAAGAAAACAATAGCCTCTTCTATTTTCAGTTTACGAGCCAAAGCCCTCAGCCTCTCCTCCTCGCCGAAAAAGCCCCTACCGGAAATCACAAATTTCACATTTCTGAGTTTCCGCAGAATGATGGAGGCTGCCCTCAAAAAGGTCGTTAATCCTTTCCTGCGATACAAGCGCCCAACGCAAAGCACAACTTTGCAATCAGCGAACCGCCATTCTTGTTTGACTTTGTCCTTTTCATCCGGCGGCTTAAACTTGTCAATGTCAACTGCATTTGGAATTACTTGCACTTTTTTCGCATTCACACCG
Coding sequences:
- a CDS encoding adenosylcobinamide-GDP ribazoletransferase; the encoded protein is MKAWKVFKDLVAFLTIIPSTKDESFIENSARYMFLFPLMGGMIGILAVAYFQLCTLILSIFTPVLRWLFGALENVFVRIFSAGATISFLLVITGLQHFDGLVDLGNAIGFKNLEERRLVAHAWVVTYKGALLALFVEFLAFLGIFLMNAALVCKALICAEVSAKLAMVTLAWAGKPAYSGLGALFVKFNKGYKSISLSYAIALLIVFPFFGLSSIAFLSISFLAGILMEKVSERVFGGTSGDVLGATNELVRAVCLLMVAGGVVS
- a CDS encoding DUF362 domain-containing protein, with translation MGKTTRRVVITKVKGGDLAKKLEEALQEIGFKAKGKVLIKPNMCMPVYVPGAVTSPEVVYHLVKLFRNSAEEVIVGESDGYNYSCDLAFEKTGMKEAAEKAGGKIMNLSRDKLVQVNIEGFRVKRLFLPKTLFEVDSIVNVPVMKTHEFTIYSGALKNLFGLIPDRKRIFLHPYIDEVLFALQKLIKPITVMDALTAMEKNGPTRGLPVNMDLILTSNCPVALDLVATEIMGLDWRTISHLDYIVRKTGVDRGKIEVIGRMEYSRRFMPPVIDLPVKMQLVIYRHELVTKAFFSNPELVKALQKIVMFYRGFKGLYLAKTSL
- a CDS encoding glycosyltransferase family 4 protein: MIKVCFLTPEYLPIMGGTGSYVYYLAENLARLENTVYVITKNHHVLGKASPSSENVKVFQIKTPCAPLFETILFYMHASRKLLEIDGKSRIDVVHVNLPLVPFFAVPRAFRGAVVATVHTTWKGENDALKNEPFLELNANERVVRIFNEALRFFERKMLERADRIIAVSAFTKNELLEGYGVNAKKVQVIPNAVDIDKFKPPDEKDKVKQEWRFADCKVVLCVGRLYRRKGLTTFLRAASIILRKLRNVKFVISGRGFFGEEERLRALARKLKIEEAIVFLGYVPDKALPKLYQAADVFVLPSIYEGMPFTVLEALASGLPVVATKVGGVPEVIDDGENGFLVSPMDHQGLADKVLYLLENSDHAREMGFMGRKRVEERFSWHEVAKQVLEVYNEVLAR
- a CDS encoding NTP transferase domain-containing protein; protein product: MTFTALIMAGGRGKRFGSSVEKPLALFMGKPLITWVVEAVQASSKISNFYVVTSPNTPETEAKCLREGLRVIRTDGNGYHEDLKQAIIASRLYHPVLTVSSDLPALTGKFLDKVLSIYERCGKPALTVLVPIEKFREAGLSAPSLYNYRGVDYVVSGVNVLDGAKIFEEEIDQETLILEDVEAVININSYEDLRRAECFLSTLMMQKRFNSNCQTV
- a CDS encoding radical SAM protein is translated as MSFIEHSRLWNGVITFPLVRRMLMLSLKKCDGCDRQVLDSALDRYTGLSMESCGKCHLPSSMIIFWIEFLRKSLAIEKSKIKKTLADPYARRGIKSVVKTFVYFGIRKPLTVYAPFLIVWDFTYRCNLKCKHCYSNAGEPTREELGTRDALRVVDQLADFGVVSLAFSGGEPLMRKDFFDVAKHAVDSGLYVSLATNGTLLNKQTVQRLKEIGIHYVEVSIDGSNAKFHDDFRGVSGAFNMAITGLKNCIKQGLCTSIAVTATKRNFKDIPKILELAEKIGAKRFALFNFVPTGRGVEMASQDLSSEEREEVMLFLLDRLLSGSKVTILTTTPQLARVAVAHQVNASGEVFLPMAHMQTSKVNKKAVALADFIGGCGAGRLYCSISPEGDVHPCVFLPVKVGSLKTSTFQDLWLNSEVFEALRNRENLKGSCGECQFKYVCGGCRARAYAYTHDIMASDPGCILVKKCM
- a CDS encoding UbiA family prenyltransferase, coding for MVNGKAVRGVIKLLRLPYWLMTGGMSLLTLLALKPKILDFKTPLLTFFSMAFISSAGFSINDFFDKDGDALVKPNRPIPAGEVSPRTAVYVSVTFFFLGLFQAFLLNWLCLLIVLIDSILLVVYSAFIKRKSGFAANILVGGLIGTAFLYGEASGFGTISLASLSMYPICLGSIGGNILRDILSFEGDCKVGYPTLPQRLGIGKSARIAAFFFFACAISLFLPYSLHVFSEKYLALMLVWCLILVYGSIRLLKKTLSEGDIRRNERILTMSMSFLPLALILEVIL